The Comamonas sp. GB3 AK4-5 genome includes a region encoding these proteins:
- a CDS encoding class I SAM-dependent methyltransferase produces the protein MHPWNATASGQYLLDWEQQRCDEAVADIFGYHSLQWGMPMLQGLRMSRMPHRWLGLESLQQACHCPSPAASDPPESPPWGPAFCADSRALPLADACMDLLILPHTLELSPDPHATLREVARVLVPEGRVLIFGLNPWSLWGGQHALERPESGVPDAMRGITYLRLRDWLRLMEMEVEAVDFGGFAPYLQQARWQQRWSWMNRVGSKTWPILGAVYGVMAVKRVYGMRLMEPAWRSRRTAAAAARPVAQRNPSSNTRI, from the coding sequence ATGCACCCATGGAATGCCACAGCTTCTGGCCAGTACCTGCTGGACTGGGAACAGCAACGCTGCGATGAGGCCGTGGCCGATATTTTCGGCTATCACAGCCTGCAGTGGGGTATGCCAATGCTACAGGGCTTGCGCATGAGCCGCATGCCCCATCGTTGGTTGGGACTGGAAAGCCTGCAACAGGCCTGCCACTGCCCGTCACCGGCTGCCAGCGATCCGCCAGAAAGCCCGCCCTGGGGGCCCGCTTTCTGTGCCGACTCGCGGGCCTTGCCATTGGCCGATGCCTGCATGGATTTGCTGATTCTGCCGCACACGCTGGAGCTCAGCCCCGACCCCCATGCCACGCTGCGTGAGGTGGCCCGTGTACTGGTGCCCGAAGGGCGGGTGCTGATCTTTGGTCTCAACCCCTGGAGTCTGTGGGGGGGGCAGCATGCACTGGAACGGCCAGAATCCGGCGTGCCCGACGCTATGCGCGGCATTACCTATCTGCGGCTGCGTGATTGGCTGCGCTTGATGGAGATGGAGGTTGAGGCCGTGGATTTTGGTGGCTTTGCTCCCTATCTGCAGCAAGCCCGCTGGCAGCAGCGTTGGAGCTGGATGAACCGCGTGGGGAGTAAAACCTGGCCCATACTCGGCGCTGTCTATGGGGTGATGGCAGTCAAGCGCGTGTATGGCATGCGCTTGATGGAACCGGCCTGGCGCTCGCGCCGCACGGCCGCTGCTGCTGCGCGGCCTGTGGCCCAGCGCAACCCCTCATCCAACACAAGGATATGA
- the gloB gene encoding hydroxyacylglutathione hydrolase produces the protein MNLLPIPALADNYIWLLHDGHEALVVDPGAAEPVLHALQAQGLTLQTILVTHHHADHVGAVAALRDATGAKVYGPAFEAIPEPAQRVEGGEVLQLLGRHWQVLHIPGHTSGHVAYYCSEAREGGGSAIAPILFCGDTLFSGGCGRIFEGTPAQMHASLQQLAALDGRTRVCCAHEYTVSNLRFAQAVEPNNKQLLHHAQQCQALRAQGLPTLPSTLELELAVNPFLRCGIVQVAQGARQFAPHLDTLNPLSVFTALREWKNVFQ, from the coding sequence ATGAACCTGTTGCCCATACCCGCACTGGCGGACAATTACATCTGGTTGCTGCACGATGGCCATGAGGCCTTGGTCGTGGACCCCGGTGCCGCAGAACCTGTGCTGCATGCATTGCAGGCCCAGGGGTTGACGCTGCAAACCATTCTAGTGACCCACCACCATGCCGATCATGTCGGCGCAGTGGCTGCGCTGCGTGACGCCACGGGCGCCAAGGTCTATGGCCCAGCCTTTGAGGCCATTCCCGAACCGGCCCAACGCGTGGAAGGCGGTGAAGTGCTGCAGCTGCTCGGCCGGCACTGGCAGGTGCTTCACATTCCCGGCCACACCAGCGGCCATGTGGCCTATTACTGCAGTGAAGCACGTGAGGGCGGCGGCAGCGCCATCGCTCCCATTTTGTTTTGTGGCGATACGCTTTTTTCAGGTGGCTGCGGTCGTATTTTTGAGGGCACGCCCGCGCAAATGCATGCCTCGCTGCAGCAGTTGGCTGCCTTGGATGGACGCACCCGTGTCTGCTGCGCCCATGAGTACACCGTCTCCAACCTGCGCTTTGCCCAGGCCGTGGAACCAAACAACAAGCAGCTGCTCCATCATGCACAGCAGTGCCAGGCCTTGCGGGCCCAGGGTCTACCCACCCTGCCCTCCACGCTGGAGCTGGAGCTGGCTGTCAACCCTTTTTTGCGCTGTGGCATTGTGCAGGTAGCCCAAGGGGCGAGACAATTCGCACCACATCTCGACACACTCAACCCGCTCAGCGTCTTCACCGCGCTGCGTGAATGGAAAAACGTATTCCAATGA
- a CDS encoding PAAR domain-containing protein: MTNPLIVVGDKTDHGGVVLTGSSVTLVDGKPVACVGDSVSCPRKGHGSTTVIATGSSGMAVDGRMVARHGDKTACGATLLSSQVETSNA; this comes from the coding sequence ATGACTAATCCATTGATTGTGGTGGGCGATAAGACAGACCATGGCGGTGTGGTGCTGACAGGATCATCCGTCACGCTGGTTGACGGTAAACCGGTCGCTTGCGTGGGTGACTCCGTGAGCTGTCCACGCAAGGGGCATGGCAGCACGACGGTGATTGCCACTGGCTCGTCAGGTATGGCTGTGGATGGCCGGATGGTGGCGCGCCATGGTGACAAGACGGCTTGTGGCGCTACTTTGCTCTCGTCTCAAGTGGAGACCTCCAATGCCTGA
- a CDS encoding ABC-F family ATP-binding cassette domain-containing protein → MTNTFLTLQGVSLVLPHGKTLFTQLDAQFDARPTGLVGRNGVGKSLLAQMLAGQIQPSAGQVLSAGRVHYLSQQAITESATVAALAGVQPTLDALRRIEAGSTDVADFEAVGDRWDLQQRLQDALQAQGLGHVGIDAPVSELSGGQAMRVALMGALLLDADFLILDEPSNHLDRPSRAALLAQLRQWSQDWGKGLLVISHDRQLLNTMERMVELTSLGLSSWGGNYDFYEQAKVQQVENMAEQLQQAKLERKRQQHVLREQQERQQKREARGRLQGQEANQAKILLDRQKERSQGSAGKLALQQQAQREQLNARVREAAAQLEDEQAIVLHALPPMAGGVRTVAELDGVRLPFVQASEARVSMRLESGQRVGVLGPNGCGKSTLLKLLAGRLAPLEGSCRRVGHSAYLDQQLDQLPPDRTVLELMQEANAALPEAALRMRLAQLGLTAQKLAQPSGSLSGGERLKAALACALYADPPAQMLLLDEPSNHLDLVSQKALQQMLAGYQGCLVVVSHDDAFLQQLLLSHHLVCAEEGWKMEAC, encoded by the coding sequence ATGACGAATACCTTTCTTACGCTGCAAGGCGTGTCCCTTGTTTTGCCCCATGGCAAAACGCTTTTTACCCAGCTCGACGCTCAATTCGACGCCAGACCCACGGGCCTGGTCGGCCGCAACGGCGTGGGTAAAAGCCTGTTGGCGCAGATGCTGGCAGGCCAGATTCAACCCAGTGCGGGCCAGGTACTGAGCGCCGGGCGCGTGCACTACCTCTCACAGCAAGCCATTACCGAAAGCGCAACAGTGGCGGCCCTGGCCGGTGTGCAGCCCACGCTGGATGCGCTGCGCCGCATAGAAGCCGGCAGCACCGATGTGGCGGACTTTGAGGCTGTGGGTGATCGCTGGGACTTGCAGCAACGGCTGCAGGACGCGCTGCAGGCTCAGGGGCTGGGCCATGTGGGCATAGATGCCCCGGTGTCCGAACTCAGTGGTGGCCAAGCCATGCGCGTGGCCTTGATGGGGGCCTTGCTGCTGGATGCAGACTTCCTGATTCTGGATGAGCCCAGCAATCACCTGGACCGTCCCAGTCGGGCCGCCTTGCTAGCGCAACTGCGCCAATGGTCCCAAGACTGGGGCAAGGGCTTGCTGGTGATCAGCCATGACCGGCAGTTGCTCAACACCATGGAGCGCATGGTGGAGCTGACATCGCTGGGCCTGAGCAGCTGGGGTGGCAACTACGACTTTTACGAACAGGCCAAGGTCCAGCAAGTCGAGAACATGGCCGAGCAGCTGCAGCAGGCCAAGCTGGAGCGCAAGCGGCAGCAACATGTCTTGCGCGAGCAGCAGGAGCGCCAGCAAAAACGCGAGGCGCGTGGCAGGCTGCAAGGGCAGGAGGCCAACCAGGCCAAGATCTTGCTGGACCGGCAAAAAGAGCGCAGCCAGGGATCGGCCGGCAAGCTGGCCTTGCAGCAGCAGGCCCAGCGCGAGCAGCTCAATGCCCGTGTGCGCGAAGCGGCCGCGCAGCTGGAAGATGAGCAGGCCATCGTGCTGCATGCGCTGCCGCCCATGGCCGGCGGCGTGCGCACCGTGGCCGAGCTCGACGGGGTGCGCCTTCCTTTTGTGCAGGCCTCGGAGGCCAGGGTCAGCATGCGCCTGGAAAGTGGCCAGCGTGTGGGCGTGCTGGGGCCCAATGGCTGTGGCAAGTCCACCTTGCTCAAGCTGCTGGCAGGCCGGCTGGCGCCGCTGGAGGGAAGCTGCAGGCGCGTGGGGCACAGTGCCTATCTGGACCAGCAGTTGGACCAGTTGCCGCCGGATCGCACGGTGCTGGAGCTGATGCAAGAGGCCAATGCCGCGCTGCCCGAAGCCGCTCTGCGCATGCGCCTGGCACAGCTGGGTTTGACGGCGCAAAAGCTGGCCCAGCCCTCAGGCAGTCTGAGTGGGGGCGAGCGCTTGAAAGCCGCGCTGGCCTGCGCGCTCTACGCCGACCCACCCGCACAAATGCTGCTGCTGGATGAGCCCAGCAACCACCTGGATCTGGTCTCGCAAAAAGCCTTGCAGCAGATGCTGGCGGGCTACCAGGGTTGCCTGGTGGTGGTCTCGCATGACGATGCGTTCTTGCAGCAGCTATTGCTGTCACATCACCTGGTGTGCGCGGAGGAGGGCTGGAAGATGGAGGCTTGCTAG
- a CDS encoding GNAT family N-acetyltransferase, with translation MAFSLHPFSEIPVQDWMVLLNHPDVIRHMPLADTRWDESAVADWANGKDGQWQVHGYGPRAIRVDGRFAGWGGFQREGDEADFALVLLPRYWGQGAAIFRAFMSSKALLGIGPVSILLPPSRVRTRGLARYGFSFAGTLEYEGQRFLKFKTPG, from the coding sequence ATGGCCTTTTCCCTGCACCCCTTCTCCGAGATCCCCGTCCAAGACTGGATGGTTTTGCTGAACCACCCGGACGTGATCCGCCACATGCCGCTGGCCGATACCCGCTGGGATGAGAGCGCTGTCGCCGACTGGGCCAACGGCAAGGACGGGCAATGGCAGGTGCATGGCTACGGGCCACGCGCCATCCGGGTTGATGGCCGCTTTGCAGGCTGGGGCGGTTTTCAGCGCGAAGGCGATGAGGCCGACTTTGCCCTGGTGCTGCTGCCCCGGTACTGGGGCCAGGGCGCAGCCATTTTTCGCGCCTTCATGAGCAGCAAGGCCTTGCTGGGCATAGGCCCGGTCAGCATTCTGCTGCCACCGAGCCGCGTGCGCACCAGAGGCCTGGCCAGATATGGCTTCTCGTTTGCGGGAACACTGGAATACGAAGGCCAGCGTTTTTTGAAGTTCAAAACTCCGGGCTAA
- a CDS encoding M15 family metallopeptidase has translation MLFVVTFFYFALVVLIAACIFLPGVRRRAVLLSSTFCRFVFRLMDSIFSAASSSSGVAGQGVERYFSAAIQHMVQHRLLWLGGATVIAIPMVLGVFLGRNNLAFFDEAARDPDVRVALLLQGEQLVPPPPLPPEVFDAPEVEIARPLVREASRNWDSLDEEFRTRLLLVYKIMRERHGYEMTLLEGYRSPERQARLAALGNQVTRADANRSYHQYGLAADSAFFRDGRIVISEKDAWAMEGYRLYGEVAQSVGFVWGGNWSFRDYGHVEYRKPGFKLPAS, from the coding sequence ATGTTATTTGTTGTAACTTTTTTTTATTTTGCACTGGTAGTGTTGATCGCGGCTTGCATTTTTTTACCAGGAGTCCGTCGTCGTGCTGTGCTTTTGTCAAGTACATTTTGTCGTTTTGTTTTTCGCTTAATGGATTCGATTTTTAGTGCTGCCAGCAGCTCGTCGGGTGTTGCCGGGCAAGGTGTGGAGCGGTACTTCTCTGCAGCTATCCAGCATATGGTTCAGCACCGTCTGCTTTGGTTGGGAGGTGCTACGGTTATTGCCATTCCCATGGTGCTTGGAGTTTTTCTGGGGCGAAACAATCTTGCATTTTTTGATGAAGCCGCACGCGACCCAGATGTACGGGTGGCCTTGTTGTTACAGGGGGAGCAACTGGTTCCGCCGCCGCCTTTGCCGCCTGAAGTCTTTGACGCACCGGAGGTGGAGATTGCCCGGCCGCTTGTCCGGGAAGCTAGTCGTAATTGGGATTCACTTGACGAGGAGTTTCGAACTCGCCTGTTGCTGGTTTACAAAATCATGCGTGAACGGCATGGCTATGAAATGACATTACTGGAAGGCTATCGGAGTCCGGAGCGTCAGGCTCGGCTTGCTGCTTTGGGGAATCAGGTGACGCGCGCTGATGCTAATCGCAGCTATCACCAATATGGTTTGGCCGCAGATAGCGCTTTTTTTCGAGATGGCCGTATCGTGATTTCAGAGAAGGATGCTTGGGCGATGGAAGGCTACCGTTTATATGGCGAAGTTGCTCAGTCGGTGGGTTTTGTTTGGGGTGGAAACTGGTCATTCCGCGACTATGGCCATGTTGAATATCGTAAGCCTGGTTTCAAATTGCCTGCGAGTTAA
- a CDS encoding transglycosylase SLT domain-containing protein has product MNLRHLLLLCSALWLAGCATTTTPNSTAPATRTSAASHIPQGPLTPLNSKNARSSQVASLAAPADLWERIRRGFAMPDLEQDLVQNHEQWYSSRPDYIQRMTERSSKYLFHIVEELERRDMPTELALLPYIESAFNPQAVSSAKAAGMWQFMPATGTYFDLKQNAFRDDRRDVLASTRAALDYLQKLHGMFGDWHLALAAYNWGEGSVGRAIKRNQALGLGTSYAELNMPAETRNYVPKLQAVKNIIARPETFSTELPLIENHPYFQAVDLNRDIDIALAAKLADVREEDFRALNPSLHKPVILAAGTPQILLPWDNANIFRRNLDAYDKGQFASWTVWVLPRTMSTADAAQRVGMSEYDLRNVNNIPPRMLIKSGSALMVPRTSAMDADVSGQVADTARIAFAPEVVTRRSTVKARKGDTIISLARRYNISSSEVVSWNDLRANTALRAGQSLVVYLPVRMSAAAAPSGGGSSKSAPTKAAPRNTGKSTVAQKGGTPSKRKR; this is encoded by the coding sequence ATGAATTTGCGGCATCTCCTTTTGCTGTGCAGCGCCCTGTGGCTGGCCGGTTGCGCGACCACCACCACGCCCAACAGCACAGCCCCGGCCACCAGGACTTCGGCAGCGTCCCATATCCCCCAAGGCCCGTTGACCCCCTTGAACAGCAAAAACGCCCGCAGCAGCCAGGTGGCCTCGCTGGCCGCGCCGGCCGATCTGTGGGAGCGCATTCGCCGGGGCTTTGCCATGCCCGACCTAGAGCAGGACCTGGTGCAAAACCATGAGCAGTGGTACAGCAGCCGGCCCGACTACATCCAGCGCATGACCGAGCGCTCCAGCAAATACCTGTTCCACATCGTCGAAGAGCTGGAACGCCGCGACATGCCCACCGAGCTGGCACTGCTGCCCTATATCGAAAGCGCCTTCAACCCGCAGGCCGTCTCCAGTGCCAAAGCGGCCGGCATGTGGCAGTTCATGCCTGCCACCGGCACTTATTTCGATCTGAAGCAAAACGCCTTCCGCGACGACCGCCGCGATGTACTGGCCTCCACCCGCGCCGCGCTGGACTATCTGCAAAAGCTCCATGGCATGTTTGGCGACTGGCACCTGGCCCTGGCCGCCTACAACTGGGGTGAAGGCAGCGTGGGCCGCGCCATCAAGCGCAACCAGGCCCTAGGCCTGGGCACCAGCTATGCCGAGCTGAACATGCCGGCCGAGACACGCAACTACGTACCCAAGCTGCAAGCGGTGAAGAACATCATCGCCCGGCCCGAGACCTTCAGCACCGAGCTGCCCCTTATCGAGAACCACCCCTACTTCCAGGCCGTGGATCTGAACCGCGACATCGACATCGCCCTGGCCGCCAAGCTGGCCGATGTGCGCGAGGAAGACTTCCGCGCACTCAACCCCTCGCTGCACAAGCCCGTGATCCTGGCGGCCGGCACGCCGCAGATTCTGCTGCCCTGGGACAACGCCAACATCTTCCGCCGCAACCTGGACGCCTATGACAAAGGCCAGTTCGCCAGCTGGACCGTGTGGGTGCTACCGCGCACCATGTCCACCGCCGATGCCGCACAGCGCGTGGGCATGAGCGAATACGACCTGCGCAACGTCAACAACATCCCGCCGCGCATGCTGATCAAGTCCGGCTCGGCGCTGATGGTGCCGCGCACCAGCGCCATGGATGCCGATGTCTCCGGCCAGGTGGCCGACACCGCACGCATCGCCTTTGCGCCCGAGGTGGTCACGCGCCGCAGCACCGTCAAGGCCCGCAAGGGGGACACCATCATCAGCCTGGCTCGGCGCTACAACATCAGCTCCAGCGAGGTGGTGAGCTGGAACGATTTGCGCGCCAACACGGCGCTGCGCGCGGGTCAGTCGCTGGTGGTCTATCTGCCAGTGCGCATGAGCGCTGCTGCCGCCCCATCCGGCGGCGGCAGCAGCAAGTCGGCCCCGACCAAGGCCGCACCCCGCAATACAGGCAAGTCCACAGTAGCGCAAAAGGGCGGCACCCCGTCCAAGCGCAAGCGTTAA
- the recR gene encoding recombination mediator RecR, whose translation MSEPIQPLEPLIQALRRLPGVGVKSAQRMAFHLLQRDQDGARQLARALQTAVDSVRHCEQCNTFTHEPVCSICQDAGRDGARLCVVETPADLAAMERTGAYKGYYFVLMGRLSPMDGVGPKDIGLPELLVRAQGGAVQEVILATSFTAEGEATAHAISELLQGRNIEVTRLARGVPIGSELEYVDLGTIAHALVDRR comes from the coding sequence ATGTCCGAACCCATTCAACCGCTGGAGCCTCTGATTCAGGCGCTGCGCCGCCTGCCGGGCGTGGGCGTCAAATCGGCGCAGCGCATGGCATTTCACCTGCTGCAGCGTGACCAGGACGGCGCACGTCAGCTGGCGCGTGCCTTGCAGACGGCCGTGGATTCGGTGCGCCACTGCGAGCAGTGCAACACCTTCACCCATGAGCCGGTCTGCAGCATCTGCCAGGACGCAGGGCGCGACGGCGCACGCCTGTGCGTGGTGGAAACCCCGGCTGACCTGGCCGCCATGGAGCGCACCGGCGCCTACAAGGGCTATTACTTTGTGCTGATGGGGCGGCTGTCGCCCATGGATGGTGTGGGCCCCAAGGACATAGGACTGCCCGAGCTGCTGGTGCGGGCCCAGGGCGGAGCTGTGCAGGAGGTGATTTTGGCCACCAGCTTCACGGCCGAAGGCGAGGCCACGGCCCATGCCATCAGCGAGCTGCTGCAGGGCCGCAACATCGAAGTCACGCGCCTGGCGCGCGGTGTGCCCATTGGCAGCGAGCTGGAATATGTGGATCTGGGCACCATTGCCCATGCGCTGGTGGATAGGCGCTAA
- the dnaX gene encoding DNA polymerase III subunit gamma/tau produces MSYLVLARKYRPRNFSEMVGQEHVVQALTNALTQQRLHHAYLFTGTRGVGKTTVSRILAKSLNCVGPDGQGSITATPCGVCPACQEIDSGRFPDYTELDAASNRGVDEVQSLLEQAVYKPVQGRFKVFMIDEVHMLTNTAFNAMLKTLEEPPEYLKFVLATTDPQKVPVTVLSRCLQFNLRPMAPDTVLEHLISVLGTENVPADPQALKLLARAARGSMRDALSLTDQAIAFGSGQLQEATVRQMLGSVDRSYVFRLIAALAQGDGRTVVETVDHLRHHGVSASATLEDMCSVLQRMAVLQAVPQMADAADPTDPEATEMAALAQQMAADETQLLYSICLHGRTELGLAPDEYAALTMALLRLLAFKPQGQPSAAAEKKTLATAPASKPAPAEAAAKGEAAAPLAAPVSAPVAVVPAAIPAVAAAQPPQQPSAPEPVAELSVAPMAESIGASVAPAAPSALQVAEPAAAPLAAVVQPSAVPAVAPAVAAVDSTPPPAVPPVPAAVAEVQPPAQSAAAATQAEVPPWEDMPQDAPEERDAPDASDDPDLQPPPWEGPMEGDPMELPPDADEAPVAEPAPRAAPPVQDFTPAPLPQEVATTPLGDAWYAVVKQLVQAEAVTALVRELALQSQLVAQDGDSWTLQVERTSLNQATAKERLRKALAEAGHCQQLVVENGVAADTPAKRNTAAAQRLQKQAEAIVLADPQVQTLMREHGAKIVPGSIRPA; encoded by the coding sequence ATGTCTTATTTAGTGCTTGCCCGCAAATACCGTCCCCGCAATTTCTCTGAAATGGTGGGGCAAGAGCATGTTGTGCAGGCGCTCACCAATGCGCTGACCCAGCAGCGTCTGCACCACGCCTACCTGTTCACCGGAACGCGCGGCGTGGGAAAGACCACGGTATCGCGCATTCTGGCCAAGTCGCTCAACTGCGTGGGCCCCGATGGCCAGGGCAGCATCACCGCCACGCCCTGCGGCGTGTGCCCGGCCTGCCAGGAAATCGACAGCGGTCGCTTCCCCGACTACACCGAGCTGGATGCGGCCTCCAACCGTGGTGTGGACGAGGTGCAAAGCCTGCTGGAGCAGGCCGTCTACAAGCCGGTGCAGGGGCGCTTCAAGGTCTTCATGATCGACGAAGTGCACATGCTGACCAACACGGCCTTCAACGCCATGCTCAAGACGTTGGAAGAGCCGCCCGAATACCTCAAGTTCGTGCTGGCCACCACCGACCCGCAGAAGGTGCCGGTCACCGTGCTCTCGCGCTGCCTGCAGTTCAATCTGCGGCCCATGGCGCCCGATACGGTGCTGGAGCACCTGATCAGCGTGCTGGGCACCGAGAATGTGCCGGCCGATCCCCAGGCACTCAAGCTGCTGGCGCGTGCCGCACGCGGCTCCATGCGTGATGCCCTGAGCCTGACCGACCAGGCCATTGCCTTTGGCAGCGGCCAGCTGCAGGAGGCCACCGTGCGCCAGATGCTGGGCAGTGTGGACCGCAGCTATGTGTTTCGCCTGATCGCGGCGCTGGCCCAGGGCGATGGTCGCACCGTGGTGGAGACGGTGGACCACCTGCGCCACCACGGCGTTTCGGCCTCGGCCACGTTGGAAGATATGTGCAGCGTGCTGCAGCGCATGGCCGTGTTGCAGGCCGTGCCCCAGATGGCCGATGCGGCCGACCCCACCGACCCGGAGGCGACCGAAATGGCCGCCCTGGCCCAACAGATGGCGGCCGACGAAACCCAGTTGCTCTACAGCATCTGCCTGCATGGCCGTACCGAGCTGGGCCTGGCCCCCGATGAATACGCGGCCCTGACCATGGCGTTGCTGCGCCTGTTAGCCTTCAAACCCCAGGGGCAGCCATCGGCTGCGGCGGAAAAAAAAACTCTAGCGACAGCCCCGGCGAGCAAGCCAGCACCCGCTGAAGCCGCTGCCAAGGGAGAGGCAGCCGCGCCGCTGGCCGCTCCAGTTTCAGCGCCTGTGGCTGTTGTGCCAGCCGCCATACCGGCGGTGGCCGCAGCACAGCCGCCCCAACAGCCTTCTGCCCCAGAACCGGTTGCGGAGTTGTCTGTGGCGCCCATGGCAGAGTCCATTGGTGCATCGGTTGCGCCCGCTGCACCTTCTGCATTGCAGGTGGCAGAGCCCGCGGCTGCGCCCCTCGCCGCCGTCGTTCAGCCCAGTGCTGTGCCTGCTGTGGCACCGGCCGTGGCCGCGGTGGATTCCACGCCGCCGCCCGCAGTGCCTCCAGTGCCCGCTGCGGTAGCCGAGGTGCAGCCGCCTGCCCAGAGCGCAGCCGCTGCGACCCAAGCCGAAGTGCCGCCCTGGGAAGACATGCCGCAAGATGCACCGGAAGAGCGCGACGCACCCGATGCCAGCGACGACCCGGACTTACAGCCTCCGCCCTGGGAAGGCCCCATGGAGGGCGACCCTATGGAGCTGCCGCCGGATGCGGACGAGGCCCCCGTGGCCGAACCTGCGCCGCGCGCCGCACCGCCGGTGCAGGACTTCACGCCCGCCCCCTTGCCGCAGGAAGTGGCCACCACTCCGCTGGGCGATGCCTGGTATGCCGTGGTCAAGCAGCTGGTGCAAGCCGAGGCCGTCACGGCCCTGGTGCGCGAACTGGCCCTGCAGTCCCAGCTGGTGGCCCAGGACGGTGACAGCTGGACATTGCAGGTGGAGCGCACCTCGCTGAACCAGGCCACCGCCAAGGAGCGCTTGCGCAAGGCTTTGGCCGAGGCAGGACATTGCCAGCAGCTGGTGGTGGAAAATGGCGTGGCCGCCGATACCCCGGCCAAGCGCAATACCGCCGCTGCCCAGCGTTTGCAAAAACAGGCCGAGGCCATTGTGCTGGCCGACCCCCAGGTGCAGACCTTGATGCGCGAGCATGGTGCCAAAATCGTACCCGGAAGCATTCGCCCCGCCTGA
- a CDS encoding GNAT family N-acetyltransferase: MATVFTLLNASTIPAFAGLYVAVFNAPPWNDGWEASVAVERLNAFAGHPKFHGLGMQVDGAPVALILGWGERWIRTWHFHIKEMCVAPHLQGRGLGAALLAELESRLAEMGYTHVHLTTGQAVPARHFYQRHGYRDLPLLSLGKRLQA; encoded by the coding sequence ATGGCCACCGTATTCACCTTGCTCAATGCGTCCACCATCCCTGCATTTGCGGGCTTGTATGTGGCTGTTTTTAATGCCCCGCCGTGGAATGATGGCTGGGAAGCGTCTGTCGCTGTGGAGCGGTTGAATGCGTTTGCCGGGCACCCGAAATTCCATGGGCTGGGCATGCAAGTGGATGGTGCGCCGGTGGCGCTGATTTTGGGTTGGGGTGAGCGCTGGATACGGACTTGGCATTTCCACATCAAGGAAATGTGTGTGGCGCCCCATCTGCAAGGCCGGGGTCTGGGTGCAGCGCTGCTTGCAGAGCTGGAGAGCAGGCTGGCTGAGATGGGCTACACACATGTGCACCTGACCACGGGGCAGGCCGTGCCTGCCCGGCATTTTTACCAGCGCCATGGCTACCGGGACTTGCCGCTGTTATCGCTGGGCAAGCGCTTGCAGGCTTGA
- the rnhA gene encoding ribonuclease HI yields the protein MNKVVIYTDGACKGNPGPGGWGVLLQAGSAQKELFGGERETTNNRMELQAVIEALTALKRPCDVTLYLDSQYVRKGITEWIHGWKAKGWRTASKEPVKNAEQWQQLDALVSGAGHRIDWRWVKGHAGDPGNERADALANKGVDKALGRL from the coding sequence TTGAACAAGGTCGTGATCTACACCGATGGTGCCTGCAAAGGCAACCCCGGCCCCGGTGGCTGGGGCGTGTTGCTGCAAGCCGGCAGCGCCCAGAAAGAACTGTTTGGCGGCGAACGCGAAACCACCAATAACCGCATGGAACTGCAGGCCGTGATCGAGGCACTCACCGCCCTCAAGCGCCCCTGCGATGTCACGCTCTACCTGGACAGCCAGTACGTGCGCAAAGGCATTACCGAATGGATCCACGGCTGGAAAGCCAAGGGCTGGCGCACGGCCAGCAAGGAGCCAGTGAAAAATGCCGAGCAATGGCAGCAGCTGGACGCTCTGGTCAGCGGTGCCGGCCACCGCATCGACTGGCGCTGGGTCAAAGGCCATGCCGGCGACCCCGGCAACGAACGTGCCGATGCCCTGGCGAACAAGGGGGTGGATAAGGCGTTGGGGAGGTTGTAG
- a CDS encoding YbaB/EbfC family nucleoid-associated protein produces MFNKGQLAGLMKQAQAMQDNLKKAQDELGNIEVEGESGAGLVKVVMTCKHDVKRITIDPSLLAEDKDMLEDLVAAAFNAAVRKAEETSNEKMGKLTAGMPGLPGGMKLPF; encoded by the coding sequence ATGTTCAACAAAGGACAACTCGCCGGCCTGATGAAGCAAGCCCAGGCCATGCAGGACAACCTGAAGAAGGCCCAGGACGAGCTGGGCAACATCGAAGTGGAAGGTGAATCCGGCGCCGGTCTGGTGAAGGTGGTGATGACCTGCAAGCACGACGTCAAGCGCATCACCATCGATCCCAGCCTGCTGGCCGAAGACAAGGACATGCTGGAAGACCTGGTGGCCGCTGCCTTCAACGCCGCCGTGCGCAAGGCCGAAGAAACCAGCAACGAGAAGATGGGCAAGCTGACTGCAGGCATGCCCGGTCTGCCCGGTGGTATGAAGCTCCCCTTCTGA